Proteins encoded within one genomic window of Ranitomeya variabilis isolate aRanVar5 chromosome 4, aRanVar5.hap1, whole genome shotgun sequence:
- the LOC143766263 gene encoding gastrula zinc finger protein XlCGF66.1-like — MNRDKDQVAERILQLTLEILFRLTGEDYTVVKKTSSERCQDPMSEEWGRPLRSITGPPPHPLMHEDINDQKILELTYKMIELLTGEVPIRCQDVAVYFSMEEWEYLEGHKDLYKDNMMEVPHPLTSKDISSKKTTPERCPHPLLPQDCKEEDPNVPQDHQSEDLTCINTTGTYVWNDVQCKEEILTYDYPDDCPRNSEGHRTSTDGKADDQDFPQETYEENAIMPDLIIQIKDPSSDPEFEQVLYSDSSPNVEKNDTSDVIKQRENPEVKSFLCTDCGKCFSWQSHLIKHKRSHTGEKPFSCEECGKRFSEKSDLFRHQRIHTGAKLFSCSECGKSFKQKWGLVKHQRSHTGAKPYSCSECGKDYNDKSNLIRHQWVHTGVKQFSCLECGALFTKNSSLVTHKKIHTGVRPFSCPECGKCFIQNSDLVRHRKTHTGEKPFPCPDCEKSFTKKSILISHQKTHAAQKPLS, encoded by the exons ATGAATAGGGACAAAGACCaggtggcggagaggatattacaactcaccctagagatcctcttccggcttactggagag gattacacagtagtgaagaagacctctagtgagcgctgtcaggaccctatgTCTGaggaatggggaagacccctgagatcaatcacagggcctccacctcaccccctaatgcatgaggacatcaatgaccagaagatcctagaactcacctacaagatgattgagctgctgactggagag gttcctataaggtgtcaggatgtcgccgtctatttctctatggaggagtgggagtatttagaaggacacaaagatctgtacaaggacaacATGATGGAAGTTCCCCATCCCCTCACATCAAAAG atataTCCAGTAagaagacaacaccagagagatgtccccatcctcttcttccacaggactgtaaagaagaagatcccaatgttcctcaggatcatcag AGTGAAGATCTGACTTGTATTAATACTACAGGGACATATGTGTGGAATGATGTGCAGTGTAAAGAAGAGATtcttacatatgactacccag ATGACTGTCCCAGGAACTCAGAGGGACATCGGACATCTACAGATGGTAAAGCAGATGATCAGGATTTCCCACAAGAAACATATGAAGAAAATGCCATAATGCCAGATCTAATCATTCAAATCAAAGACCCATCATCTGATCCTGAGTTTGAACAGGTCCTGTATTCTGATTCATCACCTAATGTTGAGAAAAATGACACGAGTGATGTCATAAAACAAAGAGAGAACCCAGAGGTGAAGTCATTTTTATGTACAGATTGTGGAAAGTGTTTTAGCTGGCAATCTCATCTTATCAAACataagagaagtcacacaggggagaagccattttcttgtgaagaatgtggaaaacgttttaGTGAGAAATCGGATCtttttagacatcagagaattcacacaggcgcaAAgctgttttcatgttcagaatgtggaaaatcctTTAAACAGAAATGgggtcttgttaaacatcagagaagtcacacaggagccaagccatattcatgttcagaatgtggaaaagatTATAACGATAAATCAAACCTTATTAGACACCAGTGGGTTCACACCGGGGTGAAGcagttttcatgtttagaatgtggggcaCTTTTTACCAAAAATTCATCTCTGGTTACGCAtaaaaaaattcacacaggggtgAGGCCGTTCTCCTgtccagaatgtggcaaatgttttatccagaattcGGATCTTGTTAGACATCgaaaaactcacacaggagagaagccatttcctTGCCCAGACTGTGAAAAAAGTTTTACCAAAAAATCAATTCTTATTAGCCATCAAAAAACTCACGCAGCGCAGAAGCCACTTTCGTGA